One window of the Perca flavescens isolate YP-PL-M2 chromosome 16, PFLA_1.0, whole genome shotgun sequence genome contains the following:
- the il1b gene encoding interleukin-1 beta, with the protein MCDFDLSQALDGSPDCDEKGFESCCCDRTDIQEEFFPLDEGLNMLVSRNRKTLQSVANLLLAVNRMKKSLTRCDSELSDEELCSAIMESLVTVTIVTATEASSTGVKRIFQRLNSGPLHTLCDHSQKYIVQASGGLKLQAVTLQGGNGDKKVNFKLSQYITPDVSADEVGAVLLSITNTLHMSCCMKDGKAVLSLEERSKEDLKKISADGDMDRFLFYQKTTGRSLTTFESVRCKGWFISTSHEAEYQPVEMCERDDARRLTHFKVI; encoded by the exons ATGTGTGACTTCGACCTGTCTCAAGCTTTGGATGG CTCACCGGACTGTGATGAGAAAGGATTTGAGTCCTGCTGCTGTGACAGGACG GACATTCAGGAAGAGTTCTTCCCGCTCGACGAGGGACTGAACATGTTGGTTAGCCGCAATCGAAAGACCCTGCAGTCTGTGGCTAACCTGCTGCTGGCGGTGAACAGGATGAAGAAGTCGCTGACGCGCTGCGACAGCGAGCTCAGCGACGAGGAGCTCTGCAGCGCCATCATGGAGAGCCTGGTGACCG TAACAATCGTCACGGCGACCGAGGCTTCGTCCACAGGCGTGAAGAGAATATTCCAGCGCCTCAACAGCGGTCCTCTTCACACACTGTGTGACCATTCACAGAAATACATCGTCCAGGCGTCAGGGGGGTTAAAGCTGCAGGCCGTGACTCTGCAGGGAGGAAACGGAGACAAGAAAG TGAACTTTAAGTTGTCGCAGTACATCACTCCCGACGTCTCGGCTGATGAAGTCGGGGCCGTCCTCCTGTCCATCACCAACACGCTGCACATGTCCTGCTGCATGAAGGACGGGAAGGCTGTGCTCAGTCTGGAG GAACGCAGCAAGGAGGATTTAAAGAAGATCAGCGCCGACGGAGACATGGACCGGTTCCTCTTCTACCAGAAGACCACGGGCAGGTCTCTGACCACGTTCGAGTCCGTCCGGTGCAAAGGCTGGTTCATCAGCACGTCCCACGAGGCCGAATACCAGCCGGTGGAGATGTGTGAACGGGACGACGCCCGCCGCCTCACCCACTTCAAAGTCATCTGA